From Brienomyrus brachyistius isolate T26 chromosome 21, BBRACH_0.4, whole genome shotgun sequence, the proteins below share one genomic window:
- the znhit6 gene encoding box C/D snoRNA protein 1 isoform X1, producing the protein MEESELKCVDLDGEDGTKEMRGTKRKISLSSCEACGAEEAKYRCPACLKHSCSLPCVKKHKSDSGCTGVRDKTAFVPLSRFDEMTLLSDYRFLEDAGRLADSIARDRHRLPQQKNQKARTLRLGAHRLNLQLMLLPNGFTKRRENSTFFNKRECRFYWHVKLLFPESSTEYRERRVPDNRTLKEILTPYIHPTESEPVKRQKLKVYVRDSFDGVRVFMKVENRKYNSMRAGPGRVCDARCVRYHELALQDTLLDNLRNKTVIEYPVLHVSLRDHCERYVLLEKEVRGGSVTPCNVKTTSGITEPAIVKSRSSLGREDEELEEGEISDSE; encoded by the exons ATGGAGGAATCAGAGCTTAAATGTGTCGATTTAGATGGCGAAGACGGTACAAAGGAAATGAGAGGAACGAAACGGAAAATATCATTGTCAAG CTGCGAAGCGTGTGGAGCAGAAGAAGCTAAATACAGATGCCCAGCGTGTCTGAAACACTCTTGCAG CTTGCCCTGCGTAAAGAAGCACAAATCAGATTCGGGATGCACTGGAGTGCGGGACAAGACTGCGTTTGTGCCCCTGTCCCGCTTTGATGAGATGACCCTCCTCAGTG ATTACAGGTTTCTGGAGGATGCTGGGAGACTGGCGGACAGCATTGCCAGGGACCGCCATCGCCTGCCGCAACAAAAAAACCAAAAA GCCCGCACACTGAGACTGGGAGCTCACAGACTCAACCTGCAGCTGATGCTGCTACCTAATGGCTTTACAAAAAGACGGGAGAACAGCACATTCTTCAACAAAAG AGAGTGCCGGTTTTACTGGCATGTGAAGCTCCTTTTTCCAGAAAGCAGCACAGAATACAGGGAGAGAAG gGTGCCAGACAACAGAACACTTAAGGAGATCCTCACTCCATACATCCACCCTACAGAGTCCGAGCCAGTGAAACGACAGAA GTTGAAAGTCTACGTGCGTGACTCCTTTGACGGTGTAAGGGTTTTTATGAAAGTGGAAAACAGGAAGTATAACTCCATGAG ggcCGGACCGGGTCGGGTGTGCGACGCTCGCTGTGTGCG ATATCACGAACTGGCCCTTCAGGACACACTTTTGGACAACCTGAGGAACAAGACCGTTATCGAATACCCGGTGTTACACGTTTCACTGCGGGACCACTGTGAGAGATACGTCCTGCTTGAAAAAG AGGTCAGGGGTGGCAGCGTGACCCCCTGCAACGTCAAGACGACTAGCGGCATCACCGAACCAGccatcgtgaaatcaaggtcgTCACTGGGCAGGGAAGACGAGGAGCTCGAGGAAGGAGAGATCTCTGACAGCGAGTGA
- the LOC125716816 gene encoding CCN family member 1-like, whose translation MRKMISVGLIFFFLGVVRSCPSECACPREAPRCSPGVSLVLDGCGCCKVCARQLNEDCSKTEPCDHTKGLECNFGASFGAAKGICRAKSEGRPCEYNSKIYQNGESFQPNCKHQCTCIDGAVGCIPLCPQELSLPNLGCANPRLVKIAGRCCEEWLCAEGKEADSVYKLFSKESGTDESESDLTNRNELIALVKGGLKSLPVFVGQPEVLRVESQKCIIQTTAWSQCSKTCGTGISTRVTNDNGECKLVKESRLCTIRPCSQTSYSVLKKGKTCSRTKKSMEAVKFTYAGCSSVKKYKPKYCGSCLDGRCCSPLQTRTVPVRFHCEDGDTFNKNVMMIQTCKCNHDCPTSNEASLPYYRLFNDIHKFRD comes from the exons ATGAGAAAAATGATCTCCGTTGGCCTTATCTTCTTTTTCCTCGGCGTG GTACGCTCGTGCCCATCGGAATGCGCGTGTCCCAGAGAGGCACCCAGGTGCTCGCCGGGAGTGAGCTTGGTGCTGGACGGCTGCGGCTGCTGCAAGGTCTGTGCTAGGCAGCTCAACGAGGACTGCAGCAAAACGGAGCCGTGCGACCACACCAAGGGGCTAGAGTGCAACTTCGGCGCCAGTTTCGGCGCCGCCAAAGGCATATGCAGAG CCAAGTCAGAAGGAAGACCATGTGAATACAACAGCAAGATTTACCAAAACGGCGAGAGTTTCCAGCCCAACTGCAAGCACCAGTGCACGTGCATCGACGGAGCCGTGGGCTGCATCCCACTGTGTCCGCAGGAGCTCTCCCTGCCCAACCTGGGCTGTGCAAACCCCCGGCTGGTGAAGATAGCCGGACGGTGCTGCGAGGAGTGGCTGTGTGCCGAGGGCAAGGAGGCGGACTCTGTATACAAGCTCTTCAGCAAGGAAAGCGGGACAGATGAGTCAGAGAGTGACCTCACCAACAGAAATGAGCTTATTGCCCTGGTCAAAGGAGGACTGAAGTCCTTACCTG TTTTCGTTGGCCAGCCAGAGGTCTTGAGGGTCGAAAGCCAGAAGTGCATCATCCAGACCACAGCATGGTCCCAGTGCTCCAAGACGTGTGGCACGGGCATCTCCACCAGAGTCACCAACGACAACGGCGAATGCAAACTGGTCAAGGAGAGCCGGCTCTGTACGATACGGCCATGCAGCCAGACATCTTACTCGGTTTTGAAG aagggAAAGACATGTAGCAGAACCAAGAAATCCATGGAGGCTGTGAAGTTCACCTATGCCGGCTGCTCCAGCGTTAAGAaatacaagcccaaatactgtGGGTCCTGCCTGGATGGCCGCTGCTGCAGTCCACTGCAGACCAGAACAGTGCCTGTCAGGTTCCACTGTGAGGACGGCGACACCTTCAACAAGAACGTCATGATGATCCAGACCTGCAAGTGCAACCACGACTGCCCCACCTCCAACGAGGCCTCCCTACCCTACTACAGGCTCTTCAATGACATCCACAAGTTTAGAGACTAG
- the znhit6 gene encoding box C/D snoRNA protein 1 isoform X2, producing MEESELKCVDLDGEDGTKEMRGTKRKISLSSCEACGAEEAKYRCPACLKHSCSLPCVKKHKSDSGCTGVRDKTAFVPLSRFDEMTLLSDYRFLEDAGRLADSIARDRHRLPQQKNQKARTLRLGAHRLNLQLMLLPNGFTKRRENSTFFNKRECRFYWHVKLLFPESSTEYRERRVPDNRTLKEILTPYIHPTESEPVKRQKLKVYVRDSFDGVRVFMKVENRKYNSMRYHELALQDTLLDNLRNKTVIEYPVLHVSLRDHCERYVLLEKEVRGGSVTPCNVKTTSGITEPAIVKSRSSLGREDEELEEGEISDSE from the exons ATGGAGGAATCAGAGCTTAAATGTGTCGATTTAGATGGCGAAGACGGTACAAAGGAAATGAGAGGAACGAAACGGAAAATATCATTGTCAAG CTGCGAAGCGTGTGGAGCAGAAGAAGCTAAATACAGATGCCCAGCGTGTCTGAAACACTCTTGCAG CTTGCCCTGCGTAAAGAAGCACAAATCAGATTCGGGATGCACTGGAGTGCGGGACAAGACTGCGTTTGTGCCCCTGTCCCGCTTTGATGAGATGACCCTCCTCAGTG ATTACAGGTTTCTGGAGGATGCTGGGAGACTGGCGGACAGCATTGCCAGGGACCGCCATCGCCTGCCGCAACAAAAAAACCAAAAA GCCCGCACACTGAGACTGGGAGCTCACAGACTCAACCTGCAGCTGATGCTGCTACCTAATGGCTTTACAAAAAGACGGGAGAACAGCACATTCTTCAACAAAAG AGAGTGCCGGTTTTACTGGCATGTGAAGCTCCTTTTTCCAGAAAGCAGCACAGAATACAGGGAGAGAAG gGTGCCAGACAACAGAACACTTAAGGAGATCCTCACTCCATACATCCACCCTACAGAGTCCGAGCCAGTGAAACGACAGAA GTTGAAAGTCTACGTGCGTGACTCCTTTGACGGTGTAAGGGTTTTTATGAAAGTGGAAAACAGGAAGTATAACTCCATGAG ATATCACGAACTGGCCCTTCAGGACACACTTTTGGACAACCTGAGGAACAAGACCGTTATCGAATACCCGGTGTTACACGTTTCACTGCGGGACCACTGTGAGAGATACGTCCTGCTTGAAAAAG AGGTCAGGGGTGGCAGCGTGACCCCCTGCAACGTCAAGACGACTAGCGGCATCACCGAACCAGccatcgtgaaatcaaggtcgTCACTGGGCAGGGAAGACGAGGAGCTCGAGGAAGGAGAGATCTCTGACAGCGAGTGA